TGGCAAGAGCGACGCCGGAGAGCTGAAGCTCGCCGTTGTGACCAGCGACCATGACTGAGATGACAGGTAACAAGTACTGAGAAATGGTCACGGTGGCCATAGGAGCGGCCAAGCGCGTCACTCTCTTCAGCTCGGCGGTGAGCTGACCACTTTGCCATGTGGATTTACAGGTGACCAGCTCGTCTCGCTCAAGAAATGGCTCTTCCATCGTCTTTCTTTTCTAATGTTGAAGGCTTTGCGGCTAATGGTTCTATCTTTTGTAGAGTATAGACCGACTCAATCTTTATAGACCATGACACGAATGTTGATGTCAGTGATTGACTTTTTTTGTATAGAATATACAGTATTCAATTTAGTTTACACGACTCTTTAGAACGACCAATAAAAGCAATTTGTTTTCCACGACAATCCTGATTTGAACTTTCATATCAttttatgctaaaccaaaagaGTATATTATATTAAGTCGACATATTAaagtatattattaaattttagacATCAGAAATTTCCGTAATGACGTTGTATTGTTTTCTCTTTACTGTGTATAAAACGAAAAGGTTTTCTCTTTAATGGTGGACATTAAGGTtctttacaaattaaaatatgggATAATTTCATAGGATAATTAATCTTTTCAATGTTTAATACACCctgtttgaccaaaaagaatatttaataTACCGTAtctatactatttttttatttaattattttaaaacataaagtcgaggtgtaatttttttatatctaaaatattttaatttgattggtgTACTACCGAATTCTCAGCTGAACTAAACATATATGTGGTGCTGAAAAAACAGTTGAACAAGGCTGTATTCAGCTAAATTTAATAANTACCTAGCAGCCAGCAAATCCAATATATGTTACaaaattatcaatataaatACATATTCAAGATGACATCATGacattagtttttcttttaatagtgttcatttatatattaaatcatttacaTCAAGAACATATTTGAAGAGTAATCTATCATGTTTTGTACCATCCGAGTTTGAACATTCaatcttcatttaattatttttgttgatttcaaaGTTTATATATTCCTAAAGTGTTTTaatttctaatataattttaaaggtTAAATAAGTGTTAAGTCAAGACTTCTAAATTCTTTAGTTAATGAGTGGttggaaaaaaagagagtgaatGATAGATATATAGGAGTGGTGAATCATGTTGGAATGACTTGTTTGCACTCATGTTTGTTGACAAAGTTACGAGATTGGTACAATCTTTGGTGAACCACAGGCCTCAAATCTCAATCTTAAGTTAAGCGAccaagttcaaaaaaaaaaataatcttctTTTCCACATTTGTCTCTTGTCTTAGTTCATCTATCTCAAAATGAATTAGGAAACACATGACCGTCTTTTGCAATATGTAGTTACAACATTCTAACATGGCCTACCCATATGCATATAATATGGCctacaaaaatatacatatgtgTTTGGTGCATACAAAACAGTTTAGAGGGCTATGAGCTAGAAACACCCTTCCTTTAAGCCAATCCATTTTCAGCTGAGACTATTCTCTTTCTAGCCTTCTCAGCCTACAAATCATAGATTTCAATTACTTCAATgcattaaagaaaaataagtaaaagaaTGTATAAGTGTAATGAGCTGAAATGGCTAATCTTCTATTCTAAGTGTTTTTTACCTGTTCCTTCCAGTTTATGGAAGCTGTGACGATAGTCAGTATAATGGCTTGCACAGCGGATCCTACCACAACACCACACCAAAGTCCTTTTCCGTTTAACTCACGACTGAAACCTAAGTAAATTCCAACCGGAGCTCCTACGAGGTAATAAGCTACCACGTTGTTCAAAGCTCCAATGTGTTGCCAGCCACTTCCCCTAGCAACCCCATTGAGAACGGCAGTGAAGCTGTCGAGGATGAAGGAAAGACAGAGCAAAGGAGATAGTTCAGCCACATAGTCCACAACTTCTTTGCTGTTGCTGAATGCGTAGCCTATGATGTTCCGGCAGGTAAAGAGAAGTGTGGTAAAGAAAGCTGACTCTACTAGCCAGAGACAAAGCCCTGCCAATACTGAAACCCTAGCAACTTGAGGAATCCCAGCTCCCAATTTGTTTGATACGCGTGTGCTGCAAGAATTCAAATGATTAATGTTCAGGATGAAACTGTTGAACATGTTTATGTTTGAAAATTGAGATCATACCTCACAGCCGCCGCGATTCCAGCTGGAATGACATAGTGCAAACTTGCTGTTGTAAGACTTACATGAAAGAAATAGGATTCATTAGTTTTTTAACAGAGAGAATATAATAAAGATGAAACGAAGTCATTCTGTATATATGATACTTACCAAATTGAAAGGACAGAGGTCTCGAGTTTCGGGTTCGGTAGAAGACCTGAACAGAGTATGAGCAGCTCAAACAGCCACCATTCTAGGCTattaaaggaaaacaaagaaaatgcaaactaaATAAGAAGAAGCATTAGTGTATGTAACTTGACcaacaagaaacttaaaaagTGACTTACCAAGTCATTGCAGCTGATGGGACTCCGTATTGGAAGAACTGCTTGACACAAGACACAAAATCTTCAGACATAAATCCGCGAGTCTTCTTGCAAGAGCTGGAGAATCTCACATAACATGAGAGCATCACAGCGTAAAACCAGAAAGACACACCAATAGCCATGGCAGCTCCATTACTTTCCAGACCAAACCCGAAAACCAAAGCCCAGCAAACCGGGATGTGGAACAAAAGGGTGGTCAGGGTAGTGTAGAGCAGCGGAAGAACCAACCCTTGTGCCAGCAGAAAGCGTGTCAGTGGTATGACAATCGCGTGGGCGAATAAAGCCGGTATGAGCCACAAGGCGTAGGAGCCAGCGACTCTGGATATGTCAGGGTCTTGTCCGAGAGAGATTAAAAGCTTTTCGATGTAAATCCATAGAACTGATATGAGGACACAAATAGGGATGTTGGAAGCGATTGCAGCGTATGTGTAGGTTCCAATTTTTTCGTATTGTTTTGCTCCATAAGCTTGGCCACAAAGAGTTTCTAGTGCACCCACTAACCCAAACTGCAAAAACAGAGTTGAAGTGTTATCAAGATTTGAGAGTCAACTTGATAATATTGAACTAAAGAGGAGAGAGTAGTCATTACCATAATGCTAAAACCGGAGACATTTGTGAAGGAGGTTGCAAGAGCCACGCCGGAAAGCTGGAGCTCGCCGTTGTGACCAGCGACCATGACTGAGATGACAGGTAACAAGTACTGAGAAATGGTCACGGCGGCCATAGGAGCGGCCAAGCGGCTCACTTTCTTCAGCTCGAAGAAGGGCTGACCACTTTGCCATGTGGTTTTACCGGGGACCAGCTGCTCGTCTTGCGGAAGAAATGGCTCTTCCATTGTCGTCTTCTTGGTCTTGAAAAATTTGCCTTTCATTTCTGATGATATACTCTTATCTTTTTATAGACAGATGACGAAACCAATGTCAACAACGTAGACTATACTTTTTGGAAATTGTGGGAatagaatattaaatttatacGACTCTTTAGCTCCACCAGTAGAAGCATTTTATCTTTTCCACGAAGATTCTCAAAAAGTATACTATTATTAGATTTTACATGTTAAAGACTTAAAGTAAACATCAAAGTTTTCTGCAATGACGTTGTATAGTTTCTCTTTAATAATTGTCCTTTTTTCTTATAAGTTctataaaaatgacaaaatcttCCATCAACTTCACCTGTAACGTATGGCAGTTTTACTTTTAGTCTACCGTAGTGGATAAACCAATTAATTAAGCTTTTATCCAATCAGTTAACTGTAAGATACTTGGGAGTCACgtctatataataaataagtatGTCTTTCAGACTTTGACTCACAGGCTTTTTATTTAGTCTACGTTATTACAACCAAAAAATAAGTTTACTCCACATTAAAACCATTTCAAAACTATAAACCTGCGAAACAAGTCCCAAGAATCGTTCGAGAAGAAACAAGTCCgccattgaaaataaatttgtgtttattaaattaaataaagttaGGATTGAACAAAATAACTAGAATCGGAACACTGAACCAATAAAACCATGCCGAACCAAATTTGATAGCTAAAAATATCAGCTTGTATCCTTTatacaaatagttttttttttgtcaaaattcaAAGGATACCCAAGATATCTTAAAACAGAATGATAGACTGAAATACCTAGAAATAGTAACCACAATTATAAATATGAGCCCAAACATTAGTTATGTTtagactaaaaataatcaaaattatcTCAATAACTAAAATATCCAAATGTTGCTAGTTACATTTTGacaaaattaatcttttttttttttgcaaatctacaacaaatttcattaaaatcgaatatatttttttaatgcataTTTCAGACTGTTTGACTATTTTGGATTGCTCGGATAAAATAATCTGCTCCAGACTAAACtctttaaaatttagattttagttcagttttttatttaaatatatgaacCGATCCAAATCGAGAGACAAGCTAAACTGAACTcgaatctaaaatatataatggaTCCTAGAATTCTTTAGTCGAACTATGCAAGTAGAACCGacccaaaccaaataaaatactttaacGTTTGTGCTCGTGAAATTATTCGTGAATCCGCTTATTATAATGGTATGCAATGTAAGAGCATGGGCATCGGTTAGAGACAATTTTTGATCCCTCAaattaaatagtattattttgaaagtttcttatttttagcataagcattggtgtctatttgtatttggtcctTCATAAGCTTTTTATACACTAAAATAGATTTCCAAAATTTATCAACATGTAGAAGGTTTTGCTTACACACAACTCAGAAGAGCTTTGTTAgtagaagaaaagataaattcAAGATTCGTATTTACAGGcagtgatcatcatcatcatcacctgtCACAAGAGAGACCATTAAACCGAGCTGGAGAGTCGACGCATGAAAACCGAGCTGGACTTAGACGCGCATGGAACTCTTCTTGATCATTCTTATGGCTAATTGAGAGGTTACgttgcttcttccttctctgtACCTCGTCCTTCACTCTCTGCATCAAAAAGAAAGGATGAATCCTCAttgcaaacacaaacacacaagcCTGTCATGACTTCATCGAAGATGAGAAGAACACCGTTGTCCTTTGTCAGCTGGCTGATAAACTCCGGTGTAGGAGAGATGAATCCAGAGTTACCAACAACAGGTTCAAGAATAACCGCAGAGATCTCGCCTTTATGAGCAGCAAATAGCTTCTCAACAGCTTCAAGATCGTTGTACGGAGCCGATATAACCATCTCAGCTAAAACATTCTCTAAGAGACAAGGAGCACCAAAGCTTGTTCCTTTCTTCATCGTCTCAGCTAAAGCCGCGAGTACCTCATCATCAGCATGACCAATAATAGCTGGTCCCCAAGATCCAACGTAGTCAATGTACTCGTTTCCATCAATGTCCCACATCTTACTtcctttaatttgtttgatccTCGCTGGTCCAGCTGATTTCAAAACCGAGCTCAGAGCCTACATAATAAATCCTACAATGAGAACAGAGCCTCATGGAGTCTTACAACGATCAAGGATCAAAATCTAGCTTTGTAACAGGGAATAGCTAATAAAATCACAAACTGACCAGTCTCCATAGCGTTAATCCGGAAATAAATCGAAATAGGCATCGGACATCTAGTGTTCTTCAGTATATAACAGAAAGAGCCATCACTAAAAACCGCAGCATTCAAAGCAGCGTAGTAATTATCATCACTAGGCACAACTCTTCCCAAATACTTCTTAATCAAATCAGGATACTCCCTAATAGCTTCAGAGATAGAACAGAAGATGACACCAGACTTCTCAAGAGTCTTCCTATGAGTAGTAGCTATTGAAACACTATCGAGAACAGCATCAACAGCAACGTTAGCTAAACGTTTCTGCTCAGTTAAAGGAACACCTAACTTATCGAAATACTCAAGAAGCTGAGGGTCAGCTTCATCTAAACTATTCAAAGTTGGTTTCTTTTTAGGAGCAGAGTAATAACACATATCTTGGAAGTTAATCGAAGGATACCTGTTGAAGCTTATCGGCTGAGCTTGATGATTCGGTAGCTTCGATGGTGGGACGAGAGTCGATTCCGACATCGGCTCTGATTTTGAAGAGTGGTCTTGTT
The Camelina sativa cultivar DH55 chromosome 15, Cs, whole genome shotgun sequence DNA segment above includes these coding regions:
- the LOC104747096 gene encoding protein DETOXIFICATION 3 yields the protein MKGKFFKTKKTTMEEPFLPQDEQLVPGKTTWQSGQPFFELKKVSRLAAPMAAVTISQYLLPVISVMVAGHNGELQLSGVALATSFTNVSGFSIMFGLVGALETLCGQAYGAKQYEKIGTYTYAAIASNIPICVLISVLWIYIEKLLISLGQDPDISRVAGSYALWLIPALFAHAIVIPLTRFLLAQGLVLPLLYTTLTTLLFHIPVCWALVFGFGLESNGAAMAIGVSFWFYAVMLSCYVRFSSSCKKTRGFMSEDFVSCVKQFFQYGVPSAAMTCLEWWLFELLILCSGLLPNPKLETSVLSICLTTASLHYVIPAGIAAAVSTRVSNKLGAGIPQVARVSVLAGLCLWLVESAFFTTLLFTCRNIIGYAFSNSKEVVDYVAELSPLLCLSFILDSFTAVLNGVARGSGWQHIGALNNVVAYYLVGAPVGIYLGFSRELNGKGLWCGVVVGSAVQAIILTIVTASINWKEQAEKARKRIVSAENGLA
- the LOC104747097 gene encoding glutamate-1-semialdehyde 2,1-aminomutase, chloroplastic-like isoform X2, with amino-acid sequence MASLLANGVSGFSPQPTSDSSKSPKEFHPKPESFKFPSPKSLNPTRPLFKIRADVGIDSRPTIEATESSSSADKLQQALSSVLKSAGPARIKQIKGSKMWDIDGNEYIDYVGSWGPAIIGHADDEVLAALAETMKKGTSFGAPCLLENVLAEMVISAPYNDLEAVEKLFAAHKGEISAVILEPVVGNSGFISPTPEFISQLTKDNESEGRGTEKEEAT
- the LOC104747097 gene encoding glutamate-1-semialdehyde 2,1-aminomutase, chloroplastic-like isoform X1, which gives rise to MASLLANGVSGFSPQPTSDSSKSPKEFHPKPESFKFPSPKSLNPTRPLFKIRADVGIDSRPTIEATESSSSADKLQQALSSVLKSAGPARIKQIKGSKMWDIDGNEYIDYVGSWGPAIIGHADDEVLAALAETMKKGTSFGAPCLLENVLAEMVISAPYNDLEAVEKLFAAHKGEISAVILEPVVGNSGFISPTPEFISQLTKDNGVLLIFDEVMTGLCVCVCNEDSSFLFDAESEGRGTEKEEAT
- the LOC104747097 gene encoding UPF0051 protein ABCI8, chloroplastic-like isoform X3, which gives rise to MSESTLVPPSKLPNHQAQPISFNRYPSINFQDMCYYSAPKKKPTLNSLDEADPQLLEYFDKLGVPLTEQKRLANVAVDAVLDSVSIATTHRKTLEKSGVIFCSISEAIREYPDLIKKYLGRVVPSDDNYYAALNAAVFSDGSFCYILKNTRCPMPISIYFRINAMETGSELGFEISWTSEDQTN